In Moorella sp. Hama-1, a single genomic region encodes these proteins:
- a CDS encoding HlyD family secretion protein: MKVKQWPPILKRLLIAGAVILAGVALALIARNPKPATVGISAGRPVLYGSGVIETTEVGVGSEIPGRIRQVLVQEGQFVTAGSIIAVLDDAELQGQVAQAKAAVAGAEAQLAQARAVYTAEQARVEGNIQTALAGLQKLTAGARRQEIDAAQKNVDQARAVFQSAQDQLRRMETLHQQGVISDEEYQQAKTNYEVARAKSGAAEDSLSLLASGSRPEDIAAARANYEVALAGRSQVEARRKDVDAAAAALDKAKAALKTAEKQLAKATIRAKTSGIVLRCNFHAGEVVNPGIPIVTLSDPADIWLAIYVPETAIGKVKVGQQAVVTVDSFPGKHFNGRVKEIAGQAEFTPKNIQTKEERVDLVFKVKIFLANEEQLLKPGMPADAMVYLDSQGAN, from the coding sequence ATGAAAGTCAAACAGTGGCCCCCTATATTAAAAAGATTGTTAATAGCCGGCGCGGTCATTTTGGCCGGCGTCGCCTTGGCCCTTATTGCCCGTAACCCCAAGCCCGCCACCGTCGGCATATCCGCAGGGCGCCCGGTTCTCTACGGTTCCGGGGTGATCGAGACAACCGAAGTTGGTGTGGGCTCGGAAATTCCCGGCAGGATCCGTCAGGTGCTGGTGCAGGAGGGCCAGTTTGTAACCGCAGGGAGCATTATTGCTGTTTTAGATGACGCCGAGCTGCAAGGACAGGTGGCCCAGGCCAAAGCCGCGGTTGCCGGGGCCGAGGCCCAGCTGGCCCAGGCCAGAGCTGTGTATACAGCCGAACAGGCCAGGGTGGAAGGGAACATTCAAACGGCCCTGGCCGGCCTGCAGAAGCTGACGGCTGGTGCCCGCCGGCAAGAGATTGATGCCGCCCAAAAAAACGTCGACCAGGCCAGGGCCGTTTTCCAAAGCGCCCAGGATCAGCTCCGCCGCATGGAAACGCTGCACCAGCAGGGGGTTATCTCCGACGAGGAGTACCAGCAGGCCAAAACAAACTATGAAGTTGCCCGGGCCAAGTCAGGGGCGGCCGAAGACAGTTTGTCTTTGCTGGCCTCCGGTTCCCGGCCGGAAGATATAGCCGCTGCCAGGGCCAATTATGAAGTCGCCCTTGCCGGTCGCTCCCAGGTAGAAGCCCGCCGGAAAGATGTAGATGCCGCGGCCGCAGCCCTTGATAAAGCAAAGGCGGCGTTAAAGACTGCCGAGAAGCAACTGGCCAAGGCAACCATCCGGGCTAAAACCAGCGGTATTGTTCTAAGGTGTAATTTTCATGCCGGCGAAGTCGTGAATCCCGGTATTCCCATTGTTACCCTTAGCGATCCCGCGGACATCTGGCTGGCCATCTACGTTCCCGAGACCGCAATCGGCAAGGTAAAGGTGGGCCAGCAGGCAGTCGTAACGGTGGATTCCTTCCCGGGTAAACACTTTAATGGCCGCGTTAAGGAGATCGCCGGCCAGGCCGAATTTACTCCCAAAAATATCCAGACCAAGGAAGAGCGGGTAGACCTGGTGTTTAAAGTAAAAATTTTCCTGGCCAACGAAGAACAACTGCTAAAGCCAGGTATGCCGGCGGATGCCATGGTTTACCTGGACAGCCAGGGGGCAAATTAA
- a CDS encoding TetR/AcrR family transcriptional regulator, whose amino-acid sequence MTVKETSAVRQQQIIAAALDIIAKRGLANLTTAAIAQEVGFSEGAIFKHFPGKEAILAAAVKSVGGRLASQAAAIAGRKDVPPGEKLQLILDLHLSLAAASPAMPRILFSDELYASYASLKEIIRGIIAGYTRALEAIFNAGMETGEFKPFFPAHTLAFIFIGLIQSTIIRWRLDDGIDPRQQGQNIYRAIMFMVGC is encoded by the coding sequence ATGACTGTGAAAGAAACCAGCGCCGTCAGGCAGCAACAAATAATAGCCGCCGCCCTGGACATTATAGCTAAGCGCGGGCTGGCCAATCTTACCACCGCCGCCATCGCCCAGGAGGTAGGGTTCAGCGAGGGGGCTATTTTCAAGCATTTTCCCGGTAAAGAGGCCATCCTGGCAGCGGCCGTTAAGAGTGTCGGCGGCCGTTTGGCCAGCCAGGCTGCAGCCATAGCCGGCCGCAAGGACGTGCCGCCGGGGGAGAAATTGCAATTAATTTTAGACCTGCATCTGTCCCTGGCGGCAGCCAGCCCGGCTATGCCGCGCATTCTCTTTTCCGACGAATTATATGCCAGCTATGCCAGCCTGAAGGAAATCATCAGGGGGATTATTGCCGGCTATACCCGGGCCCTGGAAGCGATTTTTAACGCAGGGATGGAAACGGGCGAATTCAAACCCTTTTTCCCTGCCCATACCCTGGCCTTTATCTTTATTGGCCTGATCCAGAGCACCATAATTCGCTGGCGGCTTGATGACGGCATTGATCCCCGGCAGCAAGGCCAGAACATTTACCGGGCCATTATGTTTATGGTTGGCTGTTAG
- the nrfD gene encoding NrfD/PsrC family molybdoenzyme membrane anchor subunit produces the protein MRKRNLASGLALAFLLVSLLTWVYQVKNGLIVTNMRNPFSWGLYIATFAFFVGIAAGGLIVSSSVYLFNLKQLKPFTRIASLSAFASIMAAAVIILPDLGRVDRIYNLLLHPNFRSPLIWDVIVVSAYTILTFLSVYFQLLPDWKKEGRGFLNGWTRKLTQEEVESIAARWSRRVAMVGLPVAILIHTITALIFATQASRGWWYTAILPPDFIAVAVASGTALVLVVSLVVAGRERFDQYAGAFQTLARIAAGALVVHFFCVAMDLLIHWWWGSPEAIGILSLVFNRYAPVYLVEIALPAFVMVYFFSEKGGRSAGSLLLGCALLFTGVFAHRLMLMFPAFNQFPLSLSLAGMEVEGWHYPVAVGEFKAGAPVFAGSWPYVPTLFEVAVALLPFGLALLIISLLVSSYNFLPPKVPSLNNN, from the coding sequence ATGAGGAAAAGGAATTTGGCCTCTGGCCTGGCGCTGGCGTTTTTGCTGGTAAGCTTATTAACGTGGGTATATCAGGTCAAAAACGGCCTCATAGTCACCAATATGCGCAACCCCTTTAGCTGGGGTCTCTATATAGCCACCTTTGCCTTCTTTGTAGGGATTGCCGCCGGGGGGCTAATCGTTTCTTCTTCGGTTTACCTTTTCAATCTTAAGCAGTTAAAGCCTTTTACCCGCATTGCTTCCCTTTCCGCCTTTGCCAGCATTATGGCCGCGGCGGTAATCATCCTGCCTGACCTGGGGCGGGTAGACAGGATTTACAACTTGCTGCTACACCCCAATTTCCGGTCGCCTTTAATCTGGGACGTAATCGTTGTTAGCGCGTATACCATATTAACCTTCTTAAGCGTCTATTTCCAGCTATTACCGGACTGGAAAAAGGAAGGACGCGGTTTTCTTAACGGCTGGACAAGGAAGCTTACCCAGGAGGAAGTAGAAAGCATTGCTGCCAGGTGGTCCCGGCGGGTAGCCATGGTGGGGCTCCCGGTGGCGATTCTAATTCACACTATCACGGCCTTGATTTTTGCCACCCAGGCCTCGCGTGGTTGGTGGTATACGGCCATTTTACCCCCGGATTTCATTGCCGTGGCAGTAGCCTCGGGTACGGCCCTGGTTCTGGTGGTCAGCCTGGTGGTAGCCGGGCGGGAAAGGTTTGACCAGTATGCCGGCGCCTTTCAGACTCTGGCCCGGATTGCAGCCGGCGCCCTGGTCGTCCACTTCTTTTGCGTAGCCATGGATCTTCTTATCCACTGGTGGTGGGGCAGTCCCGAAGCCATAGGCATTCTATCCCTGGTGTTTAACCGCTACGCCCCGGTCTACCTGGTGGAAATCGCCCTGCCGGCCTTTGTCATGGTTTACTTCTTCAGCGAAAAAGGCGGGCGGTCGGCCGGTTCCCTGCTCCTGGGCTGCGCTTTGCTTTTTACCGGCGTCTTTGCCCACCGGCTGATGTTGATGTTCCCGGCCTTCAACCAGTTCCCTTTAAGCCTTTCCCTCGCGGGAATGGAGGTCGAAGGCTGGCATTACCCCGTAGCAGTTGGTGAATTTAAGGCAGGAGCGCCGGTGTTTGCCGGCTCCTGGCCCTACGTGCCCACCTTATTTGAAGTTGCCGTTGCTCTTTTACCCTTTGGCCTGGCCTTGTTAATTATTTCCTTGCTGGTGAGTTCTTATAATTTCCTCCCGCCGAAAGTCCCTTCATTAAATAACAACTAA
- a CDS encoding ABC transporter permease: MSWKRIWSIVRKEFIHIRRDPRTIALILLMPIMQMFLFGYAVSTNVEHIKTVIWDQAKDQRSRELSQALVQSNYFDVVAYVESHDDIRGWVDRGKARVGFVIPADFSRRIDRGETAPVQMLLDGSDPTTASTVLSAAGAIVQAKSAQLTASTLERRGMASGKLGLAKIDLRPWVWYNPEMKSVNFNIPGLIGVILQNITMMLTAFAVVRERERGTLEQLIVTPIKSFELMWGKVIPYIIIGFADLLLAIAVGILWFGVPVHGNLLLLLALSFIFLVGALGIGLLISTISRTQLQAMQLTMFLVMPNILLSGFMFPQDAMPGFIEKISALIPLTYFIEILRAIILKGVGIGYLLFQIFYLLVFGLAIMAISALKFRKNLE; encoded by the coding sequence TTGAGCTGGAAACGCATCTGGTCCATTGTTCGCAAAGAGTTTATTCATATCCGGAGGGACCCCCGGACCATCGCCCTGATTCTTCTCATGCCCATTATGCAGATGTTTCTCTTCGGTTATGCCGTTTCCACCAATGTTGAACATATCAAAACAGTAATCTGGGATCAGGCCAAAGATCAAAGGAGCCGGGAGTTGAGCCAGGCTTTGGTCCAATCTAATTACTTTGATGTCGTGGCCTACGTCGAAAGCCATGACGATATTCGCGGCTGGGTGGACCGGGGCAAAGCCCGGGTGGGGTTTGTCATCCCGGCCGATTTTTCCCGGCGTATTGACCGGGGGGAAACGGCGCCCGTCCAGATGCTGCTGGACGGTTCCGATCCCACCACGGCCAGCACCGTACTGTCGGCGGCAGGGGCCATTGTCCAGGCTAAATCCGCTCAATTGACGGCCTCAACTTTAGAGAGGCGCGGGATGGCGAGCGGTAAGCTGGGGCTGGCTAAAATAGATCTCCGGCCCTGGGTGTGGTACAACCCGGAGATGAAAAGCGTCAATTTCAACATCCCGGGCCTCATTGGCGTAATCCTGCAGAATATCACCATGATGCTCACCGCCTTTGCCGTGGTCAGGGAACGGGAGAGGGGCACCCTGGAGCAGCTCATCGTAACACCTATTAAATCCTTTGAATTGATGTGGGGCAAGGTTATCCCTTACATCATCATAGGTTTTGCTGATTTACTGCTGGCAATTGCCGTAGGAATTTTATGGTTCGGTGTGCCTGTCCACGGGAACCTGTTGCTTTTGCTGGCCCTTTCTTTTATCTTCCTGGTAGGCGCCCTGGGTATCGGCCTCCTTATTTCGACTATTTCCCGCACCCAGCTTCAGGCCATGCAGCTGACGATGTTTTTGGTTATGCCCAACATCCTGCTGTCCGGGTTCATGTTCCCCCAGGACGCCATGCCCGGATTTATTGAAAAAATTAGCGCCCTCATCCCCCTGACGTATTTCATTGAAATTTTACGCGCCATTATTCTCAAAGGCGTGGGCATAGGTTACCTGTTGTTCCAGATCTTCTATTTGCTGGTTTTTGGTTTGGCTATCATGGCCATTAGCGCCCTGAAATTTCGTAAGAACCTGGAATAG
- a CDS encoding ABC transporter ATP-binding protein yields the protein MVNDNPAAIIAARNLVKSFGPIRAVDHIDLQVAKGEIFGLVGPDGAGKTTTMRMLATILPADAGAISVLGYDGRNEAERIKEHIGYMPQRFSLYGDLTVMENLEFYAEIYGVSRQVREQRKKDLLEWASLTRHSYKQADQLSGGMKQKLALACNLIHEPAVLFLDEPSTGVDPVARRDFWRILFRLREQGATILVSTPYMDEAERCDRIAFTYNGRLLTCGTPAAVKNLFRGQLLLLRTETIAMLHAARDYLRQEHLLADVLIYGDALHLVTDDALETARLLPGILERQGIRVTHLKPIPPSLEDTFAYLVRQAGGFAGRESA from the coding sequence ATGGTTAATGACAATCCTGCCGCGATCATTGCAGCGCGCAATCTAGTGAAAAGCTTTGGGCCGATCCGGGCCGTGGATCACATTGATTTACAGGTGGCGAAGGGGGAAATTTTTGGCCTGGTAGGACCGGACGGGGCCGGGAAGACAACGACCATGCGCATGCTGGCAACTATCCTTCCGGCTGATGCCGGGGCGATATCCGTTCTGGGTTATGACGGCCGGAATGAAGCCGAGCGGATTAAGGAGCATATTGGTTATATGCCCCAGCGGTTCAGCCTGTACGGGGATCTAACCGTGATGGAAAACCTGGAATTTTACGCCGAAATTTACGGAGTTTCCCGTCAAGTGCGGGAACAGCGCAAAAAAGATCTCCTGGAATGGGCCAGCCTTACCCGGCACAGTTATAAACAGGCCGACCAGTTGTCGGGGGGAATGAAACAAAAACTGGCCCTGGCGTGTAACCTGATCCACGAACCCGCTGTTCTTTTCCTGGATGAACCCAGCACAGGAGTAGACCCGGTGGCGCGGCGCGATTTCTGGCGCATCCTCTTCAGGTTGCGCGAGCAGGGGGCGACGATCCTGGTCAGCACCCCTTATATGGATGAAGCCGAGCGGTGTGACCGCATCGCCTTTACTTATAACGGCCGCCTCCTGACATGCGGTACCCCGGCGGCAGTTAAGAACTTATTCCGGGGCCAGCTCCTGCTCTTGCGTACGGAGACTATTGCCATGCTCCACGCCGCCAGGGACTACCTCCGCCAGGAACATTTGCTGGCTGATGTCTTGATTTATGGCGACGCTTTGCACCTGGTGACCGACGATGCCCTGGAAACGGCCAGGCTGTTGCCGGGAATCCTGGAACGCCAGGGCATCCGGGTTACCCATCTTAAGCCTATTCCTCCTTCTCTGGAAGATACCTTTGCTTACCTGGTCAGACAAGCAGGAGGATTCGCGGGGAGGGAGTCCGCTTGA
- a CDS encoding 4Fe-4S dicluster domain-containing protein, protein MRLGMVIDLDRCIGCRTCAVVCKGHNSQPPGMWWNRVFTPGSKEHQLPVGGNGGVGMTFLPVSCQMCENAPCEKVCPVGATYTDDRGRVLVDYERCIGCRYCMAACPYGVRQFNWEDQQKAKAKAGYMPGYDYGYPFEHRDRNGRLVYTPDRPKGIVEKCTFCVQYTDTGELPICVQACPAGARFFGDLDDPNSEVSRLVRERAATRLQEELGTRPKVFYLPPAGPRK, encoded by the coding sequence ATGAGGCTGGGCATGGTTATCGACCTGGATCGCTGTATCGGCTGCCGTACCTGCGCTGTGGTCTGTAAGGGGCACAACTCCCAGCCGCCGGGGATGTGGTGGAACCGGGTCTTTACGCCGGGTAGCAAGGAACACCAGCTCCCGGTGGGCGGGAACGGGGGAGTGGGGATGACCTTCCTGCCCGTCTCCTGCCAGATGTGCGAGAACGCCCCCTGCGAGAAAGTCTGCCCGGTGGGAGCTACCTATACTGACGACCGCGGTCGGGTGCTGGTGGACTACGAGCGCTGCATCGGTTGCCGCTACTGTATGGCCGCCTGTCCCTACGGCGTGCGCCAGTTCAACTGGGAGGACCAGCAAAAGGCCAAAGCGAAGGCGGGTTATATGCCAGGATATGATTACGGCTATCCTTTCGAGCATCGTGACCGGAACGGCCGCCTGGTTTACACGCCGGATCGTCCCAAAGGAATTGTGGAAAAATGCACCTTCTGCGTGCAATATACCGACACAGGAGAATTACCTATCTGTGTTCAGGCCTGCCCGGCCGGGGCGCGCTTCTTTGGTGACCTGGACGACCCGAACTCTGAGGTCAGCCGCCTGGTGCGGGAGCGGGCGGCGACGCGTTTGCAGGAGGAACTGGGCACCAGGCCCAAGGTATTCTACCTGCCGCCCGCAGGACCGCGGAAATAG
- a CDS encoding response regulator — MRVLIVDDALFMRKVLRSILEDQGHEVVGEAGSSKEAVAQYPLLKPDVVTLDFTLPDLDGLKTLRLLRGYDPGVKVIMITAMSQGWMVQEARSLGAVDFIVKPFDPERVRLALERVRGNI, encoded by the coding sequence TTGCGCGTTCTCATTGTTGATGATGCCCTATTTATGCGTAAAGTGCTGCGGAGCATCCTGGAAGATCAGGGACATGAGGTCGTCGGCGAGGCCGGCAGCAGCAAGGAGGCAGTGGCGCAATACCCCCTGCTCAAACCCGATGTCGTCACCCTGGATTTTACTCTACCCGACCTGGACGGGCTGAAAACCCTGCGGCTGCTGCGGGGCTACGACCCCGGGGTGAAGGTCATCATGATCACCGCCATGAGCCAGGGGTGGATGGTCCAGGAAGCCCGGTCCCTCGGGGCGGTGGACTTTATCGTCAAACCCTTCGACCCGGAACGGGTCCGCCTGGCCCTGGAAAGGGTTCGGGGTAATATTTAG
- a CDS encoding cupin domain-containing protein → MEIIRIAEQPQQVTPRGVKARAVLDLPYINIMNLTLAPGDEVPSHTTPVDVLFHVIEGEGSITIGPETARVAAGDIVVSPAGIPHALEANTGTHFSVLVMKIPNPKKMAK, encoded by the coding sequence ATGGAAATTATCCGCATTGCCGAGCAGCCGCAGCAGGTTACCCCCAGGGGTGTAAAGGCCCGGGCCGTGTTAGATTTACCCTACATCAATATCATGAACCTGACCCTGGCCCCGGGTGACGAGGTGCCGTCCCACACCACCCCGGTAGACGTCCTGTTCCATGTCATCGAGGGTGAGGGTTCCATTACCATCGGTCCGGAAACGGCCCGGGTCGCCGCCGGAGACATAGTGGTCAGCCCGGCCGGTATCCCCCACGCCCTGGAAGCCAATACCGGCACCCATTTTAGTGTATTGGTCATGAAGATACCTAACCCGAAAAAAATGGCCAAATAA
- a CDS encoding 4Fe-4S binding protein produces the protein MKLKFSLRYVRLGVQIITLLLFVFLLISGKNKLWMLIMMAFLLITPFWGRLYCGWLCPLNTLLRPVNWLVSKKSPRLAKDIPRVCKSPWLRAVIFILFLLVFLMTLRGIIKINLIVLLAPFAILTTIFFTGAAWHRYLCPFGVLFSLPAGVSRWRFHINPERCLACGRCRRVCPAGAIAVNEAPEKSYRILPRYCLFCFACLEICPRSSIELTAARPASSRADMTKNLGIYQQGR, from the coding sequence ATGAAATTAAAATTTTCACTCCGGTACGTCCGTCTAGGGGTGCAAATCATTACATTACTGTTGTTTGTTTTCCTGTTGATTAGCGGGAAAAACAAGCTCTGGATGCTGATCATGATGGCTTTCCTGCTTATAACTCCGTTTTGGGGGCGCCTCTACTGCGGCTGGCTCTGCCCCCTTAATACCCTCTTGCGCCCCGTTAACTGGCTGGTGAGTAAAAAGAGCCCGCGGTTAGCGAAAGACATACCCCGTGTTTGCAAAAGTCCCTGGTTGCGGGCTGTAATTTTTATCCTTTTCCTCCTTGTTTTCTTGATGACGCTGCGAGGTATTATCAAAATAAACCTCATTGTGCTCCTTGCCCCCTTCGCCATTTTGACCACCATCTTTTTCACCGGGGCGGCCTGGCATCGGTACCTTTGTCCCTTTGGTGTACTCTTTAGCTTGCCCGCAGGCGTCAGCCGCTGGCGATTCCATATTAACCCGGAGCGCTGCCTGGCCTGCGGCCGCTGCCGGCGGGTATGCCCGGCGGGGGCCATCGCTGTCAATGAAGCCCCGGAAAAAAGCTACCGCATACTGCCCCGTTATTGCCTTTTTTGCTTCGCCTGCCTGGAGATTTGCCCGCGCAGCAGCATTGAGCTAACTGCTGCCAGGCCGGCTAGTTCCAGGGCGGATATGACGAAAAACCTTGGCATCTACCAGCAGGGGAGGTGA
- a CDS encoding ABC transporter ATP-binding protein: protein MITKSAPAAIIVEGLTKRFGSFTAVEDVSFQVRRGEIFGFLGPNGSGKSTTIRMLCGLLSPTSGRASVLGYDIVRDSEAIRLNIGYMSQKFSLYEDLTVEENLDFYAGIYQLTPGRIKERKKDILAMAGLWGREKSITGTLSIGWKQRLALGCALIHEPGLVFLDEPTGGVDPVSRRNFWDLIYDLSRSGVTVLVTTHYMDEAEHCHTIGFIYNGKLVALGTPENLKKTKMRGQILQVECAPLLPALEAIKDVPEVIEAAMHGAGLHVVVEDIARDTPVVRQALNRANVRVEAITPVEPALEDIFVSLVEAQSP from the coding sequence TTGATAACCAAAAGCGCCCCCGCGGCGATCATTGTCGAAGGCCTGACCAAACGTTTTGGCAGCTTTACCGCCGTTGAAGACGTTTCTTTCCAGGTCCGCCGGGGAGAGATCTTCGGGTTTCTTGGCCCCAATGGATCCGGCAAGTCCACCACCATTCGCATGCTCTGCGGCCTTCTATCACCCACCAGCGGCAGGGCTTCTGTCCTGGGCTATGACATCGTACGGGATTCCGAGGCAATCCGCTTGAACATCGGGTACATGTCCCAGAAGTTCAGCCTTTACGAAGACCTTACCGTGGAAGAAAACCTGGATTTTTACGCCGGCATCTACCAGTTGACCCCCGGGCGGATAAAAGAGCGCAAAAAAGATATCCTGGCCATGGCCGGCCTTTGGGGACGGGAGAAAAGTATTACCGGAACCCTTTCTATAGGCTGGAAACAAAGGCTGGCCCTGGGCTGCGCCCTGATTCACGAGCCGGGGCTGGTTTTTTTGGACGAACCCACCGGGGGTGTCGACCCGGTGTCGCGGCGCAATTTTTGGGATTTAATTTACGATCTCTCCCGCTCCGGCGTTACCGTCCTGGTAACAACCCATTATATGGATGAAGCGGAACACTGCCATACCATCGGTTTTATTTATAATGGCAAACTGGTGGCCCTGGGGACGCCGGAGAACCTGAAGAAAACAAAAATGCGGGGCCAGATACTCCAGGTCGAATGCGCTCCTCTGTTGCCGGCTCTGGAGGCAATTAAGGACGTCCCGGAGGTAATAGAAGCCGCCATGCACGGGGCCGGCCTGCACGTAGTGGTAGAAGATATAGCCAGGGATACTCCCGTGGTACGCCAGGCCTTGAACCGGGCCAATGTCCGGGTGGAGGCCATCACGCCGGTAGAGCCGGCCCTGGAAGACATTTTTGTCTCCCTGGTCGAGGCCCAATCCCCCTAG